The Methanomethylovorans hollandica DSM 15978 genome includes a region encoding these proteins:
- a CDS encoding diphthine--ammonia ligase: MCGITGFFNRESAAELTLKALHILSDRGRDSTGAAGPGWVEYAAAAAKLHLPHENNTIGHTLHSMVNFTRQPLVYAGIFASNCEIYNWKELAETCRIEASNDSDLLVKLIEKRLQDGNVNTSDPTAVMQNICDALDMLRGVYAFAYWLEDIVYIARDIIGLKPLWYSFSEGFAFASEKKALKATGYTDIKELNPREILAYDIKSGTVHRYTRNFFYITPRHEGTFEQIAEQVQLLLENAVKIRFPDEPFGILFSGGLDSTILAYMCKRLGKIPGKDFKCYAAGLMDVQEPPDIAYARRVAQVIGLELVVYQIDLEQVEEYLKTVVPLVEDTNVPKVGVALTMYTACKAAKEEGMRVMFSGSGADELFAGYDRHKRSTDISRDCYADILKIYEKNTYRDDVVAMYHNIEMRVPYLDKRFVEYGLRIPPEFKINATENKLILRRVGERIGIPAQFTRRKKQAAQYGSRFDKAIDRLTRKTGYDTKTEYLKQFYDYPNLKLGVLFSSGKDSNYAMYIMQQQNYAIECLITIKSINPDSYMFHTPNIGLAQLQAEAMGIPLIEQITQGEKETELEDLKKAMLQAKQEFGIEGVVTGALYSNYQRERIERICDELGLKVFSPLWHIDQEKEMRQLLALGFRFIFSSVAAYGLNSKWVGRIITENDIDRLVKLNEKIGLNVAGEGGEFESFVVDAPMYKKKIEIRQFEVIELDEYTAKVTITDAVLVDKAEE; encoded by the coding sequence ATGTGCGGTATTACTGGTTTTTTTAACAGGGAGAGTGCTGCCGAACTAACCCTCAAAGCGCTGCATATACTGTCAGACCGCGGAAGGGACAGCACAGGCGCCGCAGGGCCCGGTTGGGTGGAATATGCGGCTGCTGCTGCGAAGCTGCACCTTCCGCATGAGAACAATACCATCGGTCACACCCTGCATTCCATGGTAAATTTCACCAGACAGCCTCTTGTTTATGCAGGTATCTTTGCATCCAATTGCGAGATATACAACTGGAAAGAGCTGGCAGAAACTTGCCGGATCGAAGCTTCCAATGATTCGGATCTGCTTGTAAAGCTTATCGAAAAAAGGCTGCAAGATGGCAATGTGAACACCTCAGATCCCACAGCAGTGATGCAAAATATCTGTGATGCTCTGGACATGCTCAGGGGTGTGTACGCATTCGCCTACTGGCTGGAAGATATAGTTTATATTGCGCGGGATATCATCGGTTTGAAACCTCTCTGGTACAGCTTTTCAGAGGGTTTTGCCTTCGCCTCGGAGAAAAAGGCATTGAAAGCAACAGGCTATACTGACATAAAAGAGCTCAATCCTAGGGAGATACTGGCGTATGACATAAAGAGTGGAACAGTTCACCGTTACACCAGAAATTTCTTTTATATTACCCCTCGGCATGAAGGCACTTTTGAGCAAATTGCAGAACAAGTGCAACTGTTGCTTGAAAACGCTGTAAAGATCCGCTTTCCTGATGAACCTTTCGGGATACTGTTCTCAGGGGGTCTGGATTCCACCATCCTGGCTTACATGTGCAAGAGACTTGGAAAAATTCCCGGAAAGGACTTCAAATGCTATGCTGCGGGCCTTATGGACGTGCAAGAGCCGCCGGATATAGCATATGCCCGCCGGGTAGCACAAGTCATCGGATTGGAGCTGGTGGTGTATCAGATAGACCTGGAGCAGGTGGAAGAGTACCTCAAGACCGTGGTACCTCTGGTGGAGGATACGAATGTTCCCAAAGTCGGAGTGGCGCTTACCATGTACACGGCCTGCAAGGCGGCAAAGGAGGAAGGGATGCGCGTGATGTTCTCAGGCTCAGGGGCAGACGAGCTGTTCGCAGGGTACGACAGGCACAAACGTTCTACGGATATCAGCAGGGACTGTTATGCAGATATCCTGAAGATCTATGAGAAGAACACCTATAGGGACGATGTTGTGGCAATGTATCACAATATCGAAATGCGAGTGCCTTATCTTGATAAAAGGTTCGTGGAATATGGCCTTAGGATACCACCTGAGTTCAAGATAAATGCTACTGAGAACAAGCTCATCCTGCGCAGGGTCGGAGAAAGGATTGGCATACCTGCACAGTTCACCCGGAGGAAGAAACAGGCTGCCCAGTATGGCAGCAGGTTCGATAAGGCCATCGACAGGCTTACCAGAAAAACAGGGTATGACACCAAGACGGAGTACCTGAAACAGTTCTATGATTATCCCAACCTGAAACTGGGTGTGCTGTTCAGCTCAGGCAAGGACAGCAACTATGCCATGTACATCATGCAGCAGCAGAACTATGCCATTGAGTGCCTGATAACCATTAAGAGCATCAATCCTGATTCCTATATGTTCCACACGCCCAATATCGGCCTGGCGCAATTGCAGGCCGAGGCTATGGGCATTCCTCTCATCGAGCAGATAACCCAGGGAGAGAAGGAAACTGAACTGGAAGACCTGAAAAAGGCCATGCTTCAAGCTAAGCAGGAATTTGGCATCGAAGGAGTTGTCACGGGTGCCCTGTACTCCAACTACCAGCGGGAGCGGATCGAGCGGATATGCGACGAACTAGGGCTTAAGGTATTCTCGCCCCTGTGGCATATAGACCAGGAAAAGGAGATGAGGCAACTGCTTGCCCTGGGCTTCAGGTTCATTTTCAGCAGCGTAGCAGCTTATGGTCTGAACAGCAAATGGGTCGGACGCATCATCACAGAGAACGATATAGACCGTCTTGTAAAGCTCAATGAGAAGATCGGGCTCAATGTTGCAGGCGAAGGCGGTGAGTTCGAAAGCTTCGTTGTGGACGCACCCATGTACAAAAAGAAGATCGAGATCCGTCAATTTGAGGTCATCGAGCTGGATGAGTACACTGCAAAGGTCACGATCACGGATGCTGTGCTGGTGGACAAGGCAGAAGAATGA
- a CDS encoding CDP-alcohol phosphatidyltransferase family protein, with protein sequence MTKIIYCQNHYRISEGCIIFSKFKNTVRKSLLPLAKGITISPNTLTVIGLAVSIITAMIFARGYVVLGGVLILVSGIFDVLDGAVARASNRMTAFGAVLDSVCDRYADAIIFVGIIYGLINGSIVPYPLFLIPDWLWCSLALIGSYLVSYTRARSEAAGAKSMDVGLAERPERMVLLVLGAFTGHLVPSIMLIVILTHITSLQRLIHAERSLRTKL encoded by the coding sequence ATGACTAAAATAATATATTGTCAAAATCACTATAGGATAAGTGAGGGATGCATCATTTTCAGCAAGTTCAAAAATACCGTAAGGAAGTCTTTATTACCTCTGGCTAAAGGAATAACCATTTCTCCAAACACGCTTACTGTTATAGGCCTGGCTGTGAGCATTATAACAGCTATGATCTTCGCCAGAGGTTATGTGGTACTGGGCGGAGTACTCATCCTTGTCAGCGGTATCTTTGATGTGCTCGACGGCGCCGTGGCCCGGGCTTCCAACAGGATGACAGCCTTTGGAGCTGTGCTGGACTCCGTATGTGATCGCTATGCAGATGCCATTATCTTTGTCGGCATCATTTATGGACTGATAAACGGAAGTATAGTCCCGTATCCTTTGTTCCTCATCCCGGATTGGCTTTGGTGTTCCCTTGCCCTTATTGGCTCTTATCTTGTCAGTTATACAAGGGCTCGTTCAGAAGCTGCAGGCGCTAAATCTATGGATGTCGGTCTTGCCGAAAGGCCGGAGCGCATGGTCCTTCTGGTCCTGGGTGCCTTTACAGGACATCTGGTACCATCGATAATGCTAATCGTCATCCTTACACACATCACTTCTTTACAGAGGCTGATACACGCAGAGCGCTCCCTGAGGACAAAGCTATAA
- the purS gene encoding phosphoribosylformylglycinamidine synthase subunit PurS: MRYETDVIIELKSGMLDPEGTTIKRALEHLGYTPESVNTAKKYTITLDSDNIHAARENVEEMCQKLIANPIIHNYSITLREI, translated from the coding sequence ATGAGATATGAAACTGATGTGATCATCGAATTAAAATCCGGTATGCTTGACCCGGAGGGCACTACTATAAAAAGAGCTCTGGAACACCTGGGGTACACCCCGGAAAGTGTGAATACTGCAAAGAAATATACTATCACGCTTGACTCAGACAACATCCATGCTGCAAGAGAGAATGTGGAAGAAATGTGTCAGAAGCTCATTGCAAATCCAATAATACACAATTATAGCATCACTTTGAGGGAAATCTGA
- the purQ gene encoding phosphoribosylformylglycinamidine synthase subunit PurQ — protein sequence MTVAIIQFGGSNCDQDVLHVLQDVVGLDARLVWYKEESLSGFEGVVIPGGFSYGDYLRAGAIAARTPIMESVKTLAKEGKPVLGICNGFQVLTESGLLAGALTTNMYPKFRCQPNCLRVESIETPFTSRFKKGEVVHIPIAHKEGNFYATEDTLAQLEHDDLVVFRYADAEGHITDEVNPNGSQENIAGIASTSRNVLGMMPHPERASEDILGSKDGLKIFESMADHITGSA from the coding sequence ATGACCGTTGCCATTATCCAGTTCGGCGGCAGTAATTGTGACCAGGATGTGCTTCACGTCCTGCAGGATGTTGTAGGTCTGGATGCAAGACTTGTATGGTACAAGGAAGAAAGTCTTTCTGGTTTTGAAGGGGTGGTCATCCCCGGTGGTTTCTCCTACGGTGATTACCTCCGGGCCGGTGCCATAGCAGCACGTACTCCTATTATGGAGTCGGTGAAGACACTGGCTAAAGAGGGCAAGCCAGTTCTCGGTATATGTAATGGTTTCCAGGTACTTACAGAATCCGGCCTGCTTGCAGGTGCCCTGACAACCAATATGTACCCCAAGTTCAGGTGCCAGCCTAACTGTCTGCGTGTGGAAAGCATAGAAACTCCATTCACCTCCAGGTTCAAAAAAGGTGAAGTGGTGCATATCCCCATAGCCCATAAGGAAGGCAATTTCTATGCCACCGAGGATACTCTGGCGCAGCTGGAACACGATGATCTTGTGGTTTTCAGATATGCAGATGCCGAAGGTCACATTACCGATGAGGTAAATCCCAACGGTTCACAGGAGAACATTGCAGGCATTGCCAGTACCTCCCGTAATGTACTGGGCATGATGCCACATCCGGAGAGAGCTTCAGAGGACATACTCGGCTCAAAGGACGGGCTTAAGATATTCGAATCCATGGCAGATCACATAACAGGTTCTGCATGA
- the rnhB gene encoding ribonuclease HII, with translation MRIAGIDEAGKGPVIGPMCIGGVLADKGKLDSLKNLGVADSKKLTPKKREHLAHQINKYAHKVYVFEVSPSQIDELRKVMSMNQIMVLGFSRVLEELQPDMAYVDAADVNAARFGTNLKAQYAKKYPEKSEELTVVSEHQADATYPIVSAASIVAKVRRDELVKELINRIGIDLGSGYPSDPKTKRFLEDWSREHGTLPDFVRHSWKTALNVLKEK, from the coding sequence ATGAGAATAGCAGGAATAGATGAGGCCGGAAAGGGACCTGTGATCGGTCCGATGTGCATTGGAGGTGTGCTTGCAGATAAAGGTAAGCTAGATTCCCTGAAGAATCTGGGAGTTGCTGATTCCAAGAAACTCACACCTAAGAAAAGAGAACATCTTGCACACCAGATAAATAAATATGCACACAAGGTCTACGTTTTTGAGGTATCTCCATCGCAGATCGATGAATTGCGCAAGGTTATGAGCATGAACCAGATAATGGTCCTGGGTTTTTCCAGGGTGCTTGAAGAATTGCAGCCCGATATGGCCTATGTCGATGCTGCGGATGTGAATGCAGCAAGGTTCGGAACAAATCTGAAAGCACAGTATGCAAAAAAGTATCCTGAAAAGTCCGAAGAGCTGACCGTAGTTTCCGAACACCAGGCAGATGCGACATATCCGATAGTGTCTGCAGCCTCGATCGTAGCCAAAGTGAGAAGGGATGAACTGGTAAAAGAGCTGATAAATAGAATTGGTATCGATCTGGGAAGTGGCTATCCTTCAGATCCTAAAACAAAGCGTTTCCTTGAAGACTGGAGCAGAGAACATGGTACTCTGCCGGATTTTGTCAGACATTCGTGGAAGACCGCTCTAAACGTGCTTAAAGAAAAATAG
- a CDS encoding type II secretion system F family protein — MQIYEGFIRSKKQLNLNNTLKNPLAPMFTKPLFSAIVTVPLALLVLMIPFALNMHSIATPAQLVDFIDDKLVLSLFIILIPLAIFHEIKNMKKKRIENNFPDMLKKLAITNETGITLRDSIQLMARSDTNILSKEIKKIWNDITWGLEINDSLIRFANRLRTQVITRSLSLITKANESSGDIGEALIVAARDAASEQAMRRERSMRMMIYIVIIYISFLVFVGVIFVISTTFLAEMAAAGEKMAASGSSGGFLGSFDLDAYTQLFKHAALIQGLSSGLMAGAMGEGSVMSGLKHSIIMMTIGFVIFTLFI; from the coding sequence ATGCAGATTTATGAAGGTTTTATCAGATCTAAAAAACAGCTCAATTTAAACAACACATTAAAGAATCCCCTTGCACCCATGTTCACTAAACCTCTCTTCTCAGCCATAGTTACTGTTCCTCTTGCATTGCTTGTACTGATGATACCTTTTGCTCTTAACATGCATAGTATTGCCACTCCTGCACAGCTGGTGGATTTCATTGACGATAAACTTGTTCTTTCACTTTTCATTATCCTGATACCTCTGGCTATATTCCATGAGATTAAGAATATGAAGAAGAAAAGGATAGAGAACAATTTCCCAGATATGCTGAAGAAACTGGCAATCACCAATGAAACAGGCATTACCCTTAGGGATTCGATACAGCTGATGGCAAGATCAGATACAAATATCCTGAGCAAGGAAATAAAGAAAATATGGAATGATATTACCTGGGGTCTTGAAATTAATGATTCATTGATACGTTTCGCCAACAGGTTAAGAACACAGGTGATCACTCGTTCTCTTTCTCTTATCACAAAGGCAAATGAGTCCAGCGGGGATATCGGTGAAGCGCTTATAGTTGCTGCGAGGGACGCTGCCTCTGAACAGGCCATGCGCCGGGAAAGAAGCATGAGAATGATGATCTATATAGTTATAATCTACATTTCTTTCCTTGTGTTTGTGGGTGTGATATTCGTCATATCCACTACGTTCCTTGCTGAAATGGCTGCAGCTGGGGAGAAAATGGCTGCTTCGGGATCTTCCGGAGGCTTTCTGGGAAGCTTTGATCTGGATGCCTATACCCAGCTATTCAAACACGCAGCTCTGATACAAGGACTTAGCTCCGGACTCATGGCCGGGGCTATGGGAGAAGGAAGTGTGATGTCCGGGCTTAAGCATTCGATAATCATGATGACAATTGGTTTTGTTATCTTCACGCTGTTCATTTGA
- a CDS encoding type II/IV secretion system ATPase subunit, whose amino-acid sequence MKKDSIEDVSGNGHDLPIFLYHRKHTNIATNIVFHEDELNSFIIQLAQRSGKHIYVAEPMVDAAMPEGSRIQMTLGTCVTAHGSTFTIRKFSDVPITPCGPYQMGYVLS is encoded by the coding sequence TTGAAAAAAGATTCCATTGAAGATGTTTCAGGCAACGGGCACGATCTGCCTATATTCCTGTACCACCGAAAACACACTAACATTGCAACAAATATTGTTTTTCATGAAGATGAACTTAACTCTTTCATTATCCAGCTTGCCCAAAGAAGTGGAAAACATATATATGTGGCAGAACCAATGGTTGATGCCGCAATGCCCGAAGGGTCAAGGATACAGATGACCCTGGGCACATGTGTAACTGCGCATGGCAGTACTTTTACCATACGTAAGTTCAGCGATGTTCCTATCACCCCCTGTGGACCTTATCAAATGGGGTACGTTCTCAGCTGA
- the pheT gene encoding phenylalanine--tRNA ligase subunit beta has translation MPVITLDYNDLEKLTGADRKTIVSRIPMIGADVERLEDDHVDVEFFPSRPDLYSVEGAARAMRGFLGIEKGLCEYEVRPYSVEIYKDAAIDDVRPVLGCAVVRGMKFTSSSIKSLMDLQEDLHWAIGRNRKKVSIGVHDMAHIKPPFKYQAVDPDFRFVPLDFTEPLSMREIIEKHPKGVRFAHLVEGLSKYPLITDANGNVLSFPPIINGTLTRVHENTTDLFIDVTGLSDAVYTALIIVTSALAERGGQIEFVRIINADGTENITPDMAPEIRHLTSVEVLDLSGIDLSPEEIVAMLESMRFGAKVLEDGTVEVQVPRYRADILDNSDLIEDIAIAYGYKSIKPILPMNATIGTQHPVSLERGHIRSIMVGLGFSEVMPFTLTSEKVHFEWMCRPVTDDVTCVMHPISEEQTMVRTTLLPNLMEILSLNQHRELPQRIFEVGEVVVNGKNCLHLAAVSIHAGANFTEVRELLEALMREKQMLYEVVESEDPAFLNGRRADILVNGSKVGVIGEIYPQVLVNFGLGQPVVGFEIKLL, from the coding sequence ATGCCAGTTATCACCCTAGATTATAATGACCTTGAAAAGCTTACAGGTGCCGATAGGAAAACCATTGTCAGCCGCATTCCAATGATCGGTGCGGATGTCGAACGTTTGGAAGATGATCATGTTGATGTCGAGTTTTTTCCAAGCCGCCCTGACCTATACAGCGTTGAGGGTGCCGCAAGGGCCATGCGCGGCTTCCTTGGAATCGAGAAAGGGCTTTGCGAATATGAGGTAAGACCTTACAGTGTCGAGATCTATAAAGATGCTGCAATAGATGATGTCAGACCGGTTCTGGGGTGCGCAGTTGTCAGAGGCATGAAGTTCACTTCTTCCTCTATAAAATCCCTCATGGACCTGCAGGAAGACCTGCACTGGGCCATCGGACGCAACCGTAAAAAGGTCTCCATTGGTGTGCATGACATGGCCCACATCAAGCCGCCTTTCAAATACCAGGCAGTGGATCCTGACTTCCGCTTTGTGCCTCTGGATTTCACTGAGCCTCTGTCCATGAGGGAAATAATTGAAAAGCACCCAAAGGGAGTAAGGTTTGCTCATCTTGTAGAAGGTCTGTCTAAATATCCGCTCATCACGGATGCCAATGGTAATGTCCTTTCTTTCCCACCAATCATAAATGGTACTCTTACGCGGGTGCATGAGAATACCACAGACCTATTTATTGACGTGACGGGTCTAAGTGATGCTGTATACACCGCTCTGATCATCGTTACAAGCGCCCTTGCTGAAAGAGGTGGACAGATAGAGTTCGTGCGCATCATCAATGCAGATGGTACGGAAAACATTACACCTGATATGGCTCCTGAGATAAGGCATCTCACCTCTGTAGAAGTATTGGACCTCTCAGGCATTGATCTATCTCCGGAAGAGATTGTTGCAATGCTTGAAAGTATGCGATTTGGTGCAAAGGTCCTGGAAGATGGGACTGTGGAAGTGCAGGTTCCTCGTTATAGAGCGGACATCTTGGATAATTCGGACCTTATCGAGGACATAGCCATAGCCTATGGATACAAGAGCATAAAGCCTATCTTGCCCATGAATGCTACTATAGGTACTCAGCATCCGGTTTCTCTGGAACGTGGCCATATAAGAAGCATTATGGTAGGTCTTGGCTTTTCGGAAGTAATGCCATTCACACTCACCAGTGAAAAAGTTCACTTTGAATGGATGTGCCGTCCGGTTACAGATGATGTTACCTGCGTCATGCATCCTATCAGTGAAGAGCAGACCATGGTGCGGACAACGCTGCTGCCTAACCTGATGGAAATACTATCTCTCAACCAGCACAGGGAACTGCCTCAGCGCATATTTGAAGTAGGGGAGGTAGTTGTGAATGGGAAAAATTGTCTGCATCTTGCTGCGGTATCCATCCATGCAGGTGCAAATTTCACTGAAGTAAGGGAATTACTTGAGGCACTTATGCGGGAAAAGCAGATGCTTTATGAGGTTGTAGAGTCAGAAGATCCTGCTTTCCTGAATGGCCGACGTGCTGATATCCTTGTCAACGGAAGCAAAGTAGGTGTCATAGGCGAAATCTATCCACAGGTACTGGTTAACTTTGGTCTGGGACAGCCTGTGGTAGGCTTTGAGATCAAGCTTCTTTGA